A single Bacillus sp. HMF5848 DNA region contains:
- a CDS encoding RNA-binding S4 domain-containing protein — MRLDKFLKVSRLIKRRTLAKEVADKGRISVNGTVAKAATDIKIGDVLEISFGQKRVTVRVKDIQETTKKDVAAELYEVVKEEKVE; from the coding sequence ATGAGGTTAGATAAATTTTTAAAAGTATCCCGATTAATCAAAAGAAGAACACTTGCTAAAGAGGTTGCTGATAAAGGAAGAATTTCGGTAAATGGAACAGTTGCAAAAGCAGCAACCGACATAAAAATTGGGGATGTTCTAGAAATTAGTTTTGGTCAGAAGCGTGTAACGGTACGAGTAAAGGATATACAAGAGACTACTAAGAAAGATGTAGCAGCTGAGCTCTATGAAGTGGTAAAAGAAGAAAAAGTAGAATAG